The sequence AATTGTGAGATCGGCATCGAAGGAAACATCAACGACCATCTCGATCTGATAACGCTTCTTTCTGGTGATGAGACTCACTCTCAAGAGTGATTTTCTTTCTCCTCAAGAGGGTATAGACCGGCCCTGAAAGTGCGTACAGAATGGGCCCCGCAAAAAGGCTCACCTGGGGCTCGATGGCAAAAATCACGAGGAGCATGATTGCCACCACCGTAGAGCGGAAGGGCCTGCCTTTGAAAAAGCCCATGTCTTTAAAGCTGTAGTAACGGACATCGCTCACCATCAGGAAGGCCAGGATATAGACAAGGAAGGGCATGGCGCCCATTTTCAGCTCTCCCGAAAAACCGAGCCACCCGTAGAACAGAACGCTTCCTGCGATCACCGAGGCGGCTGCGGGAATGGGAAGGCCGAGAAAATGCTTCTTTTGCGCGTTGTCTACCTGGACGTTGAAACGGGCGAGCCTCAACGCCCCGCATGCCACAAAGAGAAATGCCGCGAGCCAGCCGAACCTTCCGTACCCTTTCAATGCCCACATATAGGCAAGCAGACCCGGTGCGACCCCGAAGGCGATCACATCGGAAAGGGAATCGAATTCGACACCGAAGCGGCTGCTTGAATTGGTCATTCGCGCGACCCTGCCATCGAGCATGTCGAAAACTGCAGATATGAATATGGCGATCGCCGCGTGGCTGAATTTCCCGTCGATCGTCGCGATCATCGAATAAAAGCCGGCAAAGAGACTGCACGATGTAAGCAGGTTAGGGAGAATATATATGCCTTTACCTTTTCTTCTTCTCATTTTCGTCCCCCTTTTCACGGAAGGCCCTTGCGTAAATCCGGTCCTTCCATCGGTTTTCAGGACAGCGTCCGGACTCCCTCCGGCTTCTTTCTCGCCACCACCGTAATCCCGGCCCTGACCCTCTCCTGTAAGTCTACCATGGGTTCATATCCCTTTGGAAGGTAGATGTCGACTCTCGAGCCGAAGGAGATTATCCCCACGGGCTGCCCCTTCTGTATCTCATCACCCGGCTTGACCCAGCACGTGATACGACGGGCCAGAAAGCCGGCAATCTGGACGATGAGGACCCTTTCCTTGTTGTTGTCGAGGAGGATAAAATTCCTCTCGTTCACCTGATCGGTCTCCTTCTTGAATGCCGCCGCAAAACCGCCGTCCCGGTGCTGTACCGTGACCACCCTTCCCGCGCAGGGGGCCCTGTTCACATGGACATCGAGGGGAGACATGAATATGGCTATCCTCTTCCGCTCTCCGTCGAGAAATTCCCTGTCGATCACATCCCTGATCTCCATTACCCTGCCGTCAGCGGGGCAGAGGAGGGCGTCGGGCTCATCGATTGCAGTACGCTTCGGATTACGGAAAAAAAAGACAAAAAATACCAGAAAAAGGAAACATATCAGCGAGAGAGTCGGGTATCGGAGCATCGCAAAGAGTGCAAAAAGAAGAAAGGAAGGGACTATGAAGCGCAGTCCCTCCCTTGCAATTAACGATCCTCTCAACCTTTTCTCCTGATCCATCCCATCATGCTTCGTAAACCGGCGCCCACCTTCTCGATGAGGTGCTCGTTCTCGATCCTGTTGAGGGAATTGTAAACGGGTCTTCCGCACATATTCTCCATGATCCATTCGCGGGCAAACTCGCCGGTCTGGA comes from Syntrophorhabdaceae bacterium and encodes:
- the pssA gene encoding CDP-diacylglycerol--serine O-phosphatidyltransferase, encoding MRRRKGKGIYILPNLLTSCSLFAGFYSMIATIDGKFSHAAIAIFISAVFDMLDGRVARMTNSSSRFGVEFDSLSDVIAFGVAPGLLAYMWALKGYGRFGWLAAFLFVACGALRLARFNVQVDNAQKKHFLGLPIPAAASVIAGSVLFYGWLGFSGELKMGAMPFLVYILAFLMVSDVRYYSFKDMGFFKGRPFRSTVVAIMLLVIFAIEPQVSLFAGPILYALSGPVYTLLRRKKITLESESHHQKEALSDRDGR
- a CDS encoding phosphatidylserine decarboxylase family protein — protein: MRGSLIAREGLRFIVPSFLLFALFAMLRYPTLSLICFLFLVFFVFFFRNPKRTAIDEPDALLCPADGRVMEIRDVIDREFLDGERKRIAIFMSPLDVHVNRAPCAGRVVTVQHRDGGFAAAFKKETDQVNERNFILLDNNKERVLIVQIAGFLARRITCWVKPGDEIQKGQPVGIISFGSRVDIYLPKGYEPMVDLQERVRAGITVVARKKPEGVRTLS